The genome window CCGGGTCGGGCGCCGACGGTGTCCATCTCGGACGTATCGACGTGCCGATCGACGAGGCACGGGAACTGGTCGGCGACGCCATCGTCGGACTCTCGGCCGCCAGCCCGGAGGAACTCCGGAGGGCGAGTGCATCGGGTGCCGACTACGTCGGCTCGGGGCCGGTGTTCCCCACGGCCACGAAGGAGACAGGCCGGGAGCCGCTCGGGCTCGGAGGAGTCCGGGAGCTCTCCTGCATGAGGGAGCGTCCACCCATCGTCGCCATCGGCGGCATCGGTGTCGGCAGCCTGCGGGAGGTGTTCGCGGCGGGTGCGGAGTTCGCCGCCGTCGTGTCCGCCGTCTGCGCGGCCGACGGACCCCGTGCAGCGCTCGGCGACCTCGTCACTATGATGGCGACGGGCCTCGCGGCCGGCGCCGGGGGTGCGGGCGTTCTCGACGAGCAGGTGAACTACGAGGGGCTCCGGCACTGCCCGCGCTGCGCCGGGGGCTTGAGGGCACGAAGAGTGCGCGACAGCGTTCGGCTGAGGTGCGCGGCGTGCGGATACGTGCTCTACCTCCCCCCCGCGCCGGTCACCTGCACGATCATCGAGCGAGGCGGCGAGGTTCTCCTCGTCAGGCGCCGCTATCCGCCCGGTGAGGGAGCGTGGTGCCTGCCGGCCGGCTTCGTCGAGCCCGGCGAGGATCCGGCCGGAAGCGCGGCCCGCGAGGTTCGGGAGGAGACCGGCCTCGACATCGAGATCACAGGGGTCTTCGATACCTGGGCGTCCCGAGAGGACCCCAGAACGCCGGTCGTCAGCATCGCATTCACCGGACGGGTGGTCGGCGGCCGCCTCCGGCCGGGCGACGACGCCTCGGAGGCCCGCTACTTCCCGCTGGACAGTCTCCCGGACGACATCGCCTTCCGGACACACAGGGACGCTCTCGCGCGCTATGCGAGGGGGCGCTGAGAGAGAAGGGAGAGAGCATGGACGAGGCAGCACTGCTCGCCGTCGCAGCCGACGGCGCCGCCTTCGCCGCCCTCCACCACCTCCTCTTCATCCTCGGCGCCATTTTCCTTTGGCTGCGCCGCGACCTGGGCCGGGCGCCGTCCATCCTCTGCGCGGCCGCGTTCGCGACCTCGGCGTGGCTGCTCCTCCGCTCGACGGATACCCGGATCATGGGAGTCGCCGCGGTCGTCCTCGCGTCCGTCTGGGTCCTCGAGGCGGTCCGTCCCCGCTCCGACCTCTCGTTCACCGGCGCGCCGAAGGTCCGCGTCGCAGTCTCGCTCGCGACCTTCATCTACGCTCTCGTCTACCCCGGTTACGGGATCGACCTGCCGCTCCTGCTGTTCGCTCCCCTCGGCGTCCTGGTTCCGCCGACGACCCTGGCGGCGCTCTCGGTCCTGAACGTCTCGTCGCCCCGCGTGCGGCCGTGGGCACACTGGGCTCACGTCGCCGCCGGGCTGATCTTCGGCCTGTGGGGACTCGCGCTCGGCCAGTGGGGCCAGGCCCCGCTCGTCGCCGCGTCGCTCTACGGAGCGGCCCTTCTTCTGAGAGGGTCGTCGAGAGTCGAGAACGGCTCCGGGCCGGAAGGCAAGGTGAAGGACATCAGAGACAGGATGTACTCACGCAAGACGCTGCTGCCCGGACCGAGGAAGTACGGGCGTCGCATCAACGTGGGTCGTCGCAGAAAGACGGGCGGGCGTCGCTAGCGGCAGGTGGTCGACGTCGTGCTCAGCCTCGGACGAGACACTCGTCGACCGACTTCCTGAAGAGCTCCTTGAACTCGTCGAGACGCTCCTCGTTATAGGAGGTCTCCTCCTCGAACTCCGGGTCGATAGGGTCCCGGGCGATGAAGTTCTGGATGACGAACTTCCTCGCCCCCTTGATCTGCTCCGCGATGAGCTCGAGGTCGCTGGCCCTGTGCAGGGCCGGAACGACGGTCGTCCTGAACTCGTAGTCGACCCGTCCCTCCAGCAGGAGATCGACGCAGTCGCGCACGCGCTCGAGGGCCCGCCGGTCGGCGATACCTGCGCTCCTGGTGTAGGAGTCGAAGTCGAGCGGGGCCTTCACGTCCATGGCTACGTAGTCGACGAGCTCGTCCTCGATCAGACGTTCGAGGTGCTCGGGGAACGAGCCGTTCGTGTCGATCTTGACGTCGACACCGGCCTCGTGGATCAGGTAGGCCAGCTCACCGATGTCGCCGTGCATCAGCGGCTCGCCGCCCGTGATGACGACACCGTCCAGGAAGTCGTTGTGCTCGTTGACGTAGTCGAGCACGTCATCCAGGGGGATGGTGGTGAACTCGTCGGGGAAGAGCACCAGACCGGAGTTGTGGCAGTAGGGGCATCGGAAGTTGCAGCCGGAGACATACAAGGTGGTCGCGACCATACCGTCCCAGTCCACGAGGGACATCTGATCGAACCCCTTGATCGCGAATTTCACTGGCGCCCCCTCTCCGGTCTGGAGCAATAGTAACGCTTTTCGTCGTGACGGACAAGCTCTAAGAGCCCGCGGTCGATCAGATCACCCACGATCTTGGCCGCCTCGGGTCTCGACACGCCGAGCGCCGACACGATGTCCTCCATCGTGACGGGTCGCCTCGACGCCATCTCCACGAGCGCGTCGACCGTCTCCCCCGAGGCGCTCTGGGTTCCCAGCCTGGGCCGGGCGATCACCTCCGCTCGAGGACCCAGATGTCCGGCGACACGGTCGAGCTCGCCGGCCGTCAGCCCCTCGATACCCTCGACGGCAGGGGGCCTCACGACCGTGTTGACGTGGACGACGTCGGGGTCGATCGAGGCGACACTCTCCGCCAGCCTCTCGACCTCGGAGGGCGCGTCGTTCATCCCTCTGACGAAGACGATCTCGAGCAGGACCTGCCCCGCGAAGGCGGCCGTGAACTCGCGGACGCCCCGTTCTATGGCGGCGACGTCGAGCGACGGATGAGGCCGGTTGATGCGCTCGAACAGCTGAGGTGTCACGGCGTCGAGCGACGGTGCGACGATGTCGGCGCGCATGAGTGCGCTGCACACGGCGTCGTCCGTCATGAGGCTCGAGTTCGTCAGGACCGCGACGGGACGGTCGGAGAGCCTCCGGGCCCCGTCTATGAGCTCTCCCAGATGGTCGTTCAGGGTCGGCTCGCCCGAGCCCGACAGCGTGACCGTGTCGACCCTGACGCCGTCGGCGATCCGCGCCTCGAGATCCCTGAGGATCGCGTCGACGTCGACCCACTCCTTCCTGCAGACGGTCCGGTCGGTCGTCGGTCCCAGCTCGCAGTAAACGCAGTCCATGGTGCAGACCTTGGCCGGGATGGCGTCGAGCCCGAGCGAGTATCCCAGACGACGGGACGGCACCGGTCCGAAGACGTGCTTCATGCGGGCTCCCTCCCCTCCGAACGACGCGCGGTCCGCCCGGCTCCGGCGTGGTCGAGCAGCGACCCGCCACCCCCGACGGCGAACGCGCCCCGTATGGCCTCGGTCACGAAGCGCTTGGCGCGACCGACGGCGTCCTCGAGGTCGAACCCCCTGGCGAGATACGACACCACGGCGGCCGACGCCGTGCACCCGGTGCCGTGGAGGGTGCCCACACCGATCCGCTCCGAAGCGTACCTGACGGCGCCCCGCTCCGTATGGAGAATGTCGACGGCGGGGCCGTCGCGATGTCCCCCCTTGACGAGAACGTTCCGGGCCCCCGACCCAAGGAGTCGTGCTGCCGCCCTCTCGATGTCCTTCTCTGTGACGACGGTCAGTCCCGTGAGGGTTTCGAGCTCCGGGATGTTCGGTGTGACGAGCGTGGCCATCGGGACGATCGTGTCCCGCATGGTCGCGACCGCGTCCTCCTCAATGAGCAGACTGCCGGAGGTCGCCACCATCACGGGATCGACGACCAGGTTCTCCAGCGCGTGCGAGGCGACGCGCTCGGCGACCGCCTCCATGACGGCGCTCGACGCCAGCATGCCGGTCTTGGTGGACGCCGGCCTCACGTCCTCCAGGACGGCGTCGATCTGCGACGCGACCATCTCCGGAGCGAGCGTCGCGCTCATGCGCACGCCGCCGGTGCTCTGCGCCGTCACGGCGGTCAGCGCACTCGTGCCGTGCACGTCGAGCGCGAGCATCGTCTTGAGGTCGGCCTGGATGCCGGCGCCCCCGCAGGAGTCCGATCCAGCGATCGTCAGGCCGGCGGGTCGGTCGCGGTCTCCCATACCAGAGATCTCCCGGACAGGGCGATCGCGCCGGGGCGTTTCGGGTTGCCCGGCGCGGCGCGTGGGTGGTAAGCTCTTCAGAATTGAGGGTCGTCCCGGGGTCGAGGCGGCCTTGCTCCGACCCTCATTGTAGACCCCAGTCGCGCGGGTGGCAACGGATTCGTCGTTCCCGCGCGCGTTCCGTGCGGAGTCGCTTCGTGCGCATCGACCGTCATCCCATTCTCACATTCGAGCGCGGCCGCGAGATCGAGTTCGAGTTCGACGGCCGCCGTCTTCGCGGTTGCGAGGGAGAGACGATCGCGGCGGCCCTCCACGCGGCCGGCGTGCGCGTCCTCCGGGAGAGCATCCGGCTCGGGCGTCCGCGCGGCTTCTTCTGCGCCATCGGCCGCTGCTCCTCCTGCCTCATGACGGTGAACGGCGTGCCGAACGTCATGACCTGCATCACGCCGCTCGAGGAGGGCATGCGGGTCGAGACCCAGAGAACGAAGGGGACCGTTCCGGACGGAGGACACCCGGGCGGCGACGCCCCGGCCGATGCCGACGGGGTCCCGATCGTGGCGTGGGGCGAGGCTCCGGGCGAGAGCCTTGGAGACGTACCGCTCGCCGTCGTCGGCGGCGGTCCGGCCGGGCTCTCGGCGGCCATCGCAGCCGGCCGACTGGGGGTGAGGTCGGTCGTGATCGACGAGAACCAGACGGCCGGCGGACAGCTCATCAAGCAGACCCACATGTTCTTCGGCTCGCGCGAACATCACGCCCGGGTCCGCGGGGTCGACATCGGTCCGAAGCTCCTTTCGGAGCTCGAGGAACTGCCGGTCGAGCTCATGCTGGGCACGACAGCCCTCGGCCTCTACAACGACCTGACGCTTTCGCTGCTCGTCGAGGGAAGGCATCGCCGTCTCTCCCCCGAGACGATCATCGTGGCGACCGGGGCGTCGGAGAACATGCTCGCCTTTGAGAACAGCGACCTCCCCGGCGTCTACGGTGCGGGCGCGGTCCAGACGCTCATGAACGTCCACGGCGTCGTACCGGGCGACCGGGTGCTGATGGTCGGCGCCGGCAACATCGGTCTCATCGTCAGCTACCAGCTCCTGCAGGCCGGGGTCGAGGTCGCCGCCGTCATCGAGGGGATGCCGGAGGTCGGAGGCTACCACGTCCACGCCGCGAAGATCAGGCGGGCCGGAGTCCCCATTCTGACGTCGCACACGATCGTGCGCGCCGAGGGCGAGACGACGGTGACGGGCGCCAAGGTCGTCGAGGTCGACGAGTCGTGGCGGCCTGTCGACGGTACGGAGCGCAGGCTCGATGTCGACACCATCTGTCTCGCCGTCGGGCTGACCCCGAACGTTGAGCTCGCGTTCCAGGCCGGAACGAGGGAGGCCCACGTCCGAGAGCTCGGCGGACGCGTCGCCGTTCACGGTCCGGACCTCGAGACATCGATCCCGGGTCTCTACATCGCTGGCGACGCCTCGGGAATCGAGGAGGCCTCGACCGCGATGCTCGAGGGGCGCCTCGCGGGCCTCGCCGCTGCGAAGCGTCTCGGTGCGGGCGATCCGGCGAAGATCGACGCGCTCGTCAGCGAGGCGGCCGCGGGCCTTGCTGCGCTCCGCGCCGGTCCTTTCGGACGCCAGCCGCGCTACGGCAAGGAACGGATGTTCGCGCTGAAGAACCGGGAAGGAACAGATGAGTCACAGGCGTGACGGCATCCTCGATGAGAAGAACCTGCGGGCGGTCCGGCCGTCGGACGAGCGTCTGAAGCAGGGACCGGTCGTGATGGTCGAGTGCGTCGAGCGCATCCCCTGCAATCCGTGCGTCGCGGCCTGCTCGAAGGGCGCGATCTCGATCGAGGGCGATCTGAACGATTCGCCGGCCGTCGACCACGCGCTGTGCGACGGCTGCGGCATCTGCATCAGTGCGTGTCCGGGGCTGGCCATCTTCGTGGTCGACATGAGCCGCGAGGGTGAGGACGCCACGGTCATGCTCCCCTACGAGTTCCGCCCGCTTCCGGACAAGGGAGAGACCGTCACGACGCTCGACCGGGCGGGCGAGGTGATCGGAGAGGCGAAGGTGCTCCGCGTTCTCGACGCGAAGGCGCTCGACCGCACGCCGATCGTGTCCCTCGAGGTGCCGAAGAGCCAGGCGATGGACGTCCGCCACTTCGTGAGGAGAGAGACGCCATGAAGGACGACGTCGTCATCTGCCGATGCGAGGACGTGACGTACGGGCAGATCGTGGAGGCGGTCCGCTCGGGACTGACGACGACCGAGGAGATCAAACGCATTCTGCGATGCGGCATGGGGCCCTGTCAGGGCCGGACATGCACGCGTCTCATCACGAGGATCATCGCCGAGGAGACGGGGCGAACGATCGAGGAGATCGGCCGGCCGGCCGTGAGACCTCCCGCGCGTCCCATCGAGATCGGCGTGCTGGCAGGCCGGAGCGATGAGGAGAACCGCTGACTGCGTCATCATAGGAGGGGGCGTCGTCGGCTCCTCCCTCGCCTACTACCTCGCGAAGCGCGGCATGACGAACTGTGTCGTGCTCGAGGCGAGCTATCTCTCGAGCGGGGCGACCGGCCGCTGCGGCGGGGGCATCCGTCAGCAGTGGAGCACCGAGCCGAACGCCCGTCTGGCGATCGAGAGCATGGCGCTTTGGAAGGGGCTCGAGGACGAGCTCGACCGCGACATCGAGTTCCTCC of Candidatus Effluviviaceae Genus V sp. contains these proteins:
- a CDS encoding 4Fe-4S ferredoxin, whose translation is MSHRRDGILDEKNLRAVRPSDERLKQGPVVMVECVERIPCNPCVAACSKGAISIEGDLNDSPAVDHALCDGCGICISACPGLAIFVVDMSREGEDATVMLPYEFRPLPDKGETVTTLDRAGEVIGEAKVLRVLDAKALDRTPIVSLEVPKSQAMDVRHFVRRETP
- the thiD gene encoding bifunctional hydroxymethylpyrimidine kinase/phosphomethylpyrimidine kinase, with amino-acid sequence MGDRDRPAGLTIAGSDSCGGAGIQADLKTMLALDVHGTSALTAVTAQSTGGVRMSATLAPEMVASQIDAVLEDVRPASTKTGMLASSAVMEAVAERVASHALENLVVDPVMVATSGSLLIEEDAVATMRDTIVPMATLVTPNIPELETLTGLTVVTEKDIERAAARLLGSGARNVLVKGGHRDGPAVDILHTERGAVRYASERIGVGTLHGTGCTASAAVVSYLARGFDLEDAVGRAKRFVTEAIRGAFAVGGGGSLLDHAGAGRTARRSEGREPA
- a CDS encoding anaerobic ribonucleoside-triphosphate reductase activating protein encodes the protein MKFAIKGFDQMSLVDWDGMVATTLYVSGCNFRCPYCHNSGLVLFPDEFTTIPLDDVLDYVNEHNDFLDGVVITGGEPLMHGDIGELAYLIHEAGVDVKIDTNGSFPEHLERLIEDELVDYVAMDVKAPLDFDSYTRSAGIADRRALERVRDCVDLLLEGRVDYEFRTTVVPALHRASDLELIAEQIKGARKFVIQNFIARDPIDPEFEEETSYNEERLDEFKELFRKSVDECLVRG
- a CDS encoding FAD-dependent oxidoreductase, which encodes MRIDRHPILTFERGREIEFEFDGRRLRGCEGETIAAALHAAGVRVLRESIRLGRPRGFFCAIGRCSSCLMTVNGVPNVMTCITPLEEGMRVETQRTKGTVPDGGHPGGDAPADADGVPIVAWGEAPGESLGDVPLAVVGGGPAGLSAAIAAGRLGVRSVVIDENQTAGGQLIKQTHMFFGSREHHARVRGVDIGPKLLSELEELPVELMLGTTALGLYNDLTLSLLVEGRHRRLSPETIIVATGASENMLAFENSDLPGVYGAGAVQTLMNVHGVVPGDRVLMVGAGNIGLIVSYQLLQAGVEVAAVIEGMPEVGGYHVHAAKIRRAGVPILTSHTIVRAEGETTVTGAKVVEVDESWRPVDGTERRLDVDTICLAVGLTPNVELAFQAGTREAHVRELGGRVAVHGPDLETSIPGLYIAGDASGIEEASTAMLEGRLAGLAAAKRLGAGDPAKIDALVSEAAAGLAALRAGPFGRQPRYGKERMFALKNREGTDESQA
- a CDS encoding (2Fe-2S)-binding protein; the protein is MKDDVVICRCEDVTYGQIVEAVRSGLTTTEEIKRILRCGMGPCQGRTCTRLITRIIAEETGRTIEEIGRPAVRPPARPIEIGVLAGRSDEENR
- a CDS encoding radical SAM protein: MKHVFGPVPSRRLGYSLGLDAIPAKVCTMDCVYCELGPTTDRTVCRKEWVDVDAILRDLEARIADGVRVDTVTLSGSGEPTLNDHLGELIDGARRLSDRPVAVLTNSSLMTDDAVCSALMRADIVAPSLDAVTPQLFERINRPHPSLDVAAIERGVREFTAAFAGQVLLEIVFVRGMNDAPSEVERLAESVASIDPDVVHVNTVVRPPAVEGIEGLTAGELDRVAGHLGPRAEVIARPRLGTQSASGETVDALVEMASRRPVTMEDIVSALGVSRPEAAKIVGDLIDRGLLELVRHDEKRYYCSRPERGRQ
- a CDS encoding NUDIX domain-containing protein, translated to GSGADGVHLGRIDVPIDEARELVGDAIVGLSAASPEELRRASASGADYVGSGPVFPTATKETGREPLGLGGVRELSCMRERPPIVAIGGIGVGSLREVFAAGAEFAAVVSAVCAADGPRAALGDLVTMMATGLAAGAGGAGVLDEQVNYEGLRHCPRCAGGLRARRVRDSVRLRCAACGYVLYLPPAPVTCTIIERGGEVLLVRRRYPPGEGAWCLPAGFVEPGEDPAGSAAREVREETGLDIEITGVFDTWASREDPRTPVVSIAFTGRVVGGRLRPGDDASEARYFPLDSLPDDIAFRTHRDALARYARGR